A single region of the Silene latifolia isolate original U9 population chromosome 8, ASM4854445v1, whole genome shotgun sequence genome encodes:
- the LOC141594398 gene encoding uncharacterized protein LOC141594398, which yields MVASALVYMSRNGEFVSVHGASLRDGFKKVTIKKVYNGSENALLPVPVGDLEILNDAKSSFVQWPQSNIHSPNEKNAREEEAHESTNSTQPKTKPLDPTTSRFLGVKVSLEFRQKWRTMSLKKLANEARVLKTSATMINVDIEEHVLHREQKCMLSYEDLIHWCDEEEISASHIALFMRYLTELVVSIQCTTSYGFLCPTSLSKFASFENEDDRSDYIVKAMTCTGCERGRKLVFAPYFEGNHWMLAAINPKDSVVYWCDPAGTREPREFLKDTINMAITKINSMDPEKCQQKELEWKIIKFMFKAPKIYSVQQIDEVRDIWATYALQFKAEVFDGNV from the exons ATGGTTGCTTCAGCGTTGGTATACATGTCACGTAATGGGGAGTTTGTTTCCGTTCACGGCGCCTCCTTACGTGATGGTTTTAAAAAAGTCACAATCAAGAAAGTGTACAATGGGTCCGAAAATGCTTTGTTACCGGTGCCCGTTGGCGACTTGGAGATACTAAATGATGCTAAGAGCTCATTTGTTCAATGGCCACAAAGTAATATTCATAGTCCTAATGAG AAAAATGCACGAGAAGAAGAGGCACATGAATCAACCAATTCTACACAACCAAAGACTAAGCCTTTAGACCCAACAACATCACGTTTTCTTGGCGTAAAAGTTAGTCTTGAGTTCAGGCAAAAGTGGAGAACCATGTCGTTGAAGAAGTTGGCAAATGAGGCTCGTGTGTTAAAGACAAGTGCAACGATGATCAATGTGGATATAGAAGAGCATGTACTACATCGTGAACAGAAATGCATGCTTAGCTATGAAGACCTTATTCATTGGTGTGATGAAGAAGAGATAAGTGCCTCTCACATTGCTTTGTTCATGAG GTATTTAACTGAACTAGTAGTGAGTATTCAATGTACAACCTCATATGGATTCTTGTGCCCCACATCATTGTCCAAGTTcgctagttttgaaaatgaagatgATCGGTCGGACTATATTGTTAAGGCTATGACATGTACGGGTTGTGAAAGGGGTCGAAAGCTTGTTTTTGCTCCATACTTTGAAGG TAATCATTGGATGTTGGCTGCCATTAATCCAAAGGATAGTGTAGTATATTGGTGTGATCCGGCTGGAACTCGAGAGCCTCGTGAATTTTTGAAAGATACAATTAATAT GGCAATTACGAAGATAAACTCTATGGATCCTGAGAAATGTCAGCAAAAAGAGCTTGAATGGAAAATAATAAAG TTCATGTTTAAAGCCCCAAAGATATATTCAGTTCAGCAAATTGACGAGGTGCGGGACATTTGGGCAACATATGCATTGCAGTTTAAGGCGGAAGTATTTGATGGCAACGTTTAA